One region of Mucilaginibacter sp. 14171R-50 genomic DNA includes:
- a CDS encoding DoxX family protein produces MTLKTIKIVYWALTIIFGLFMLMDGGAGVAKEKTGQDVMRHLGYPVYIMVITGTAKILGAIALLQNKFKTIKEWAFAGFAFNFIGAFASRAFVGDSGFLLIFPLIILMVMFILYYFWKRYLTIKPQ; encoded by the coding sequence ATGACACTAAAAACCATTAAGATAGTTTACTGGGCGCTCACCATTATATTCGGCTTATTTATGCTGATGGATGGCGGTGCGGGCGTAGCCAAAGAAAAAACCGGGCAGGATGTAATGCGCCATTTGGGTTACCCTGTTTATATAATGGTAATTACCGGCACTGCTAAGATATTGGGTGCTATTGCCCTGCTGCAAAACAAGTTTAAAACTATTAAGGAGTGGGCGTTTGCCGGTTTTGCGTTTAATTTTATAGGGGCGTTTGCTTCAAGGGCATTTGTGGGCGATAGTGGCTTCCTGTTAATTTTCCCGTTAATAATATTAATGGTTATGTTTATCTTGTATTACTTCTGGAAACGATACCTAACCATTAAACCCCAATAA
- a CDS encoding SRPBCC family protein → MNDTLMTILGILAGIIVVVLVLAMIAPKAYTVQRSVIINKPRQQVFDYIKYLRNMDHYSKWVMTDPNKRMTYTGTDGTEGFNAAWDSDMKQAGKGHQTLEKIVDGERIDIRVVFIKPFAGVADTYIATQAVTEDKTTVKWAFNSSMQFPMNAMLLFINMEKMLGNDMEISLNNLKQILEKE, encoded by the coding sequence ATGAACGATACACTGATGACCATACTCGGCATTTTGGCAGGCATAATTGTAGTTGTGCTGGTGTTGGCCATGATTGCCCCAAAGGCTTATACCGTACAGCGCAGTGTGATAATCAATAAGCCGCGCCAGCAGGTTTTTGATTATATTAAATACCTGCGCAATATGGACCATTACAGCAAATGGGTAATGACCGACCCCAATAAACGCATGACCTATACCGGCACAGATGGTACCGAAGGGTTTAACGCCGCCTGGGACAGCGACATGAAACAGGCGGGTAAGGGCCATCAAACGCTCGAAAAAATTGTTGACGGCGAGCGGATAGATATCCGCGTGGTATTTATAAAGCCCTTTGCCGGAGTGGCCGATACTTACATAGCTACACAGGCTGTAACCGAAGATAAAACCACGGTGAAATGGGCTTTTAACAGCAGTATGCAGTTCCCCATGAATGCAATGCTGTTGTTTATAAACATGGAAAAAATGCTGGGGAACGATATGGAGATCAGCCTGAACAACCTGAAACAAATACTTGAAAAGGAATAA